One genomic region from Gemmatimonadaceae bacterium encodes:
- the ligD gene encoding non-homologous end-joining DNA ligase has product MAGQPPAVDIPAQGDAELRIAGRSVALTNLDKVFWPGERLTKGDVLRYYAAVAPVLLPHLFDRAMVMKRYPNGITGKSFFMKRAPSPRPEWIETCTIEHRSGNVIDFPMVQDLASLLWIVNLGCIDLNPWYATCDDTNRPDVLHFDLDPTPGATFDHVREAALVVRTGLTGLGMKPLVKTTGSRGVHIYVPIERGPTQKDVWTFAKSFAVSIAALQPALLTSEYRIARRPRQRVLVDYNQNAWGRTLASVYSVRPRPRAPVSTPVSWAEVERGIAIDDFRMDSVPARVAKLGDGWKPMLAGRGRFPLARLL; this is encoded by the coding sequence ATGGCCGGGCAGCCGCCGGCCGTCGACATCCCGGCGCAGGGGGACGCCGAGCTGCGCATCGCGGGGCGATCGGTCGCCCTCACCAATCTCGACAAGGTGTTCTGGCCCGGCGAGCGCCTAACGAAAGGCGATGTCCTGCGGTACTACGCCGCGGTCGCGCCGGTGCTCCTGCCGCATCTCTTCGACCGCGCGATGGTCATGAAGCGATATCCGAACGGCATCACGGGCAAGAGCTTCTTCATGAAGCGCGCGCCCTCGCCGCGGCCGGAGTGGATCGAGACCTGCACGATCGAGCACCGCTCGGGCAACGTGATCGACTTTCCCATGGTGCAGGACCTCGCGTCGCTCCTCTGGATCGTCAACCTGGGCTGCATCGATCTCAACCCGTGGTACGCGACGTGCGACGACACCAATCGTCCCGACGTCTTGCACTTCGACCTCGATCCGACGCCGGGGGCGACCTTCGACCACGTCCGCGAGGCGGCGCTCGTCGTGCGCACCGGACTCACTGGGTTAGGCATGAAACCGCTCGTCAAGACCACGGGTTCGCGCGGCGTCCACATCTACGTGCCGATCGAGCGCGGCCCGACGCAGAAAGACGTGTGGACGTTCGCCAAGAGCTTTGCCGTCTCCATTGCGGCGCTCCAACCCGCGCTGCTCACGTCCGAGTATCGCATCGCGCGGCGGCCGCGCCAGCGCGTGCTCGTGGACTACAATCAGAATGCCTGGGGACGCACGCTGGCGTCGGTGTACTCGGTGCGCCCGAGGCCGCGCGCGCCGGTCTCCACGCCGGTGTCGTGGGCCGAAGTCGAGCGCGGTATCGCGATCGACGACTTTCGCATGGACAGCGTGCCGGCGCGCGTGGCCAAGTTAGGCGATGGGTGGAAGCCCATGCTCGCGGGGCGCGGGCGCTTTCCGCTGGCGCGGTTGCTTTAG